A genomic region of Streptomyces rimosus contains the following coding sequences:
- a CDS encoding lipase family protein, whose product MSAPPAIDHRSTSGYSLPLAYWLARASDLAYKDEATIESQVRDWGFDQVRHHQTRFTPPFPLEDTQAYTAAGDHMIITAFRGTEPAQIRDWLSDTTTPPWPGPAKTGYVHYGFAEALQAIFPSLKDALAELRTNNQTVWFTGHSLGGALAMLAGARMYLEEPKLQADSIYTYGQPRTCDRTLADAYNKGLKGRVFRFVNNNDIVPQMPPEPAFTHVESLRYIDSAGKIHESMSLMGGLTDRAKGLTADPFAPASDGVRDHSVKRYIAAIEGNLT is encoded by the coding sequence GTGAGCGCACCGCCCGCGATCGACCACCGTTCCACCAGCGGCTACAGCCTCCCGTTGGCCTACTGGCTGGCCCGGGCGTCGGACCTGGCCTACAAGGACGAAGCCACCATCGAATCGCAGGTACGCGACTGGGGCTTCGACCAGGTGCGCCACCACCAGACGCGGTTCACCCCACCGTTCCCGCTGGAGGACACCCAGGCGTACACCGCCGCCGGCGACCACATGATCATCACTGCCTTCCGCGGCACGGAACCGGCGCAGATCCGCGACTGGCTCTCGGACACCACCACTCCCCCGTGGCCCGGCCCAGCCAAGACCGGCTACGTCCACTACGGCTTCGCCGAAGCTCTCCAGGCGATCTTCCCGAGCCTCAAGGACGCCCTGGCCGAACTGCGCACCAACAACCAGACGGTGTGGTTCACCGGCCACAGCCTCGGCGGCGCCCTGGCGATGCTCGCCGGGGCGCGGATGTACCTGGAGGAGCCGAAACTGCAGGCGGACAGCATCTACACCTACGGACAGCCCCGCACCTGCGACCGCACCCTGGCCGACGCCTACAACAAGGGTTTGAAGGGCCGCGTGTTCCGCTTCGTCAACAACAACGACATCGTGCCGCAGATGCCGCCCGAGCCCGCCTTCACCCACGTCGAAAGCCTGAGGTACATCGACTCCGCCGGCAAGATCCACGAATCGATGAGCCTGATGGGCGGCCTCACGGACCGCGCCAAGGGACTGACCGCAGACCCCTTCGCCCCCGCCTCGGACGGCGTCCGCGACCACTCCGTCAAGCGCTACATCGCCGCCATCGAAGGCAACCTCACCTGA
- a CDS encoding C45 family autoproteolytic acyltransferase/hydolase produces the protein MRNQHKTFQAIEVGDGGDGRWAAHARTLWQDMEGLLTEEGRTPEGADRVRALFRTHMPELMPVLDRLAVQLDRPEARAFLTHAALRPFSPACTQIGRNGTLLRNYDFPPDQCEGTIVSSCFLRPVIGMQDVLWGLLDGMNDAGLAVSLTFGGRSVYGRGFAILIVVRYLLETCDTVDEAVGRLRSLPVAVPQNLTLVDAAKAVTVFVGPDMSPTVAPDACAANHQHLPVTDEQERASRTQERLRAIRAAGADVAAMLKPPLYRSVDEQGVGTLYTARYRPVEGRVTYYWPGESWQQSFGDFVPGSRTVTLNRAS, from the coding sequence ATGCGGAACCAGCACAAGACCTTCCAGGCGATCGAGGTCGGTGACGGCGGCGACGGGCGGTGGGCCGCCCATGCCCGGACCCTGTGGCAGGACATGGAGGGACTGCTGACCGAGGAGGGCCGGACTCCGGAGGGCGCGGACCGTGTTCGCGCGCTGTTCCGTACGCACATGCCGGAACTGATGCCGGTTCTGGACCGCCTGGCCGTCCAACTCGACCGGCCCGAGGCCCGAGCCTTTCTCACCCATGCGGCACTGCGGCCGTTCTCCCCGGCCTGCACCCAGATCGGCCGGAACGGCACTCTGCTGCGCAACTACGACTTCCCGCCCGATCAGTGTGAGGGCACCATCGTCTCCTCCTGCTTCCTGCGCCCCGTGATCGGGATGCAGGACGTGCTGTGGGGGTTGCTGGACGGGATGAACGACGCTGGTCTCGCGGTCTCGCTCACCTTCGGCGGACGTTCCGTCTACGGACGTGGCTTCGCCATTCTCATCGTGGTGCGCTACCTGCTGGAGACGTGCGACACCGTCGATGAGGCGGTCGGCAGGCTGCGGTCCCTGCCGGTCGCCGTCCCGCAGAACCTCACCCTTGTCGATGCCGCGAAGGCGGTGACGGTGTTCGTGGGGCCGGATATGTCGCCGACGGTGGCGCCGGATGCCTGCGCCGCCAATCACCAGCATCTGCCGGTGACCGACGAGCAGGAGCGGGCCTCGCGGACGCAGGAGCGGTTGCGCGCCATTCGCGCCGCGGGTGCGGACGTGGCGGCGATGCTGAAGCCGCCGTTGTATCGATCCGTCGACGAGCAGGGGGTGGGAACGCTCTACACGGCCCGCTACCGCCCCGTCGAGGGCCGAGTGACGTACTACTGGCCCGGTGAGTCCTGGCAACAGTCCTTCGGTGACTTCGTACCCGGATCCCGCACCGTGACCTTGAACCGGGCCAGTTGA
- a CDS encoding flavin monoamine oxidase family protein — MYDVAVVGAGFAGVVAARDLSAEGYSVVLCEARDRIGGRTYTGEAFGRSVEFGGAYAHWTQPHIWRELTRYGMGLSAPMEAERVHWLADGTVHSGTAAEYASLCGPLIARYLHDARARFPQPFDLAAADTGAIEKETLGDRLDALNLSAYDRDVLDGMLASLVHSYSEQGIAQFLLWAATTFGDWGAFLETAGAWPIAGGTKRLLDAIAGESKAELRLSTPVTAIEDDGAGVTVTTREGDRVRARYAVVALPLNTLGDVAITPAVAQPVRTMIEQKHPVKALKLWVRVRGEIAPFAAGAPVGKHPVNAARTEYHHDGDTLVMCFCSDASAIDGDDRAAVQRALRAFVPGIEVVDTACHDWVSDPFSQGAWAHHRPGNLTQAVPLMRESHGRIRFAGGDIAAIGVGGIDGAIETGAQAARGIARALAGDGA, encoded by the coding sequence ATGTACGACGTCGCAGTGGTCGGAGCCGGCTTCGCCGGTGTGGTCGCAGCGCGCGATCTCAGCGCCGAGGGCTACTCGGTGGTGCTGTGTGAAGCGCGCGACAGGATCGGAGGCCGGACCTACACGGGTGAGGCGTTCGGTCGCTCGGTGGAGTTCGGTGGTGCGTACGCGCACTGGACCCAGCCGCACATCTGGCGCGAACTGACGCGTTACGGGATGGGCCTGTCCGCGCCGATGGAGGCCGAGAGGGTGCACTGGCTCGCCGACGGCACCGTGCATTCGGGTACGGCGGCCGAGTACGCGAGCCTCTGCGGCCCGCTGATCGCCCGTTACCTGCACGACGCGCGGGCCCGGTTCCCGCAGCCGTTCGACCTTGCCGCCGCCGACACCGGCGCGATCGAGAAGGAGACGCTGGGGGACCGGCTCGACGCGCTGAACCTGTCCGCGTACGACCGGGACGTGCTCGACGGCATGCTGGCGTCGTTGGTCCACTCCTACAGCGAGCAGGGCATCGCCCAGTTCCTCCTGTGGGCCGCGACCACCTTCGGCGACTGGGGCGCGTTCCTCGAAACCGCCGGAGCCTGGCCCATCGCGGGCGGAACCAAGCGGCTGCTCGACGCCATCGCCGGTGAGTCGAAGGCCGAGCTTCGCCTGTCCACGCCGGTGACGGCGATCGAGGATGACGGGGCCGGGGTCACCGTGACCACCCGGGAGGGTGACCGCGTCCGGGCGCGGTATGCCGTCGTCGCACTCCCGCTCAACACTTTGGGCGACGTGGCCATCACCCCTGCGGTGGCTCAGCCGGTGCGTACCATGATCGAGCAGAAGCACCCGGTGAAGGCGCTCAAGCTCTGGGTGCGGGTCCGGGGCGAGATAGCGCCCTTCGCCGCCGGGGCTCCGGTCGGCAAGCACCCCGTCAACGCCGCCAGGACGGAATACCACCACGACGGGGACACCCTCGTCATGTGCTTCTGCTCCGACGCCTCGGCGATCGACGGCGATGACCGCGCGGCGGTGCAACGCGCCCTGCGGGCCTTCGTCCCCGGCATCGAAGTGGTCGACACCGCCTGCCATGACTGGGTGTCGGATCCGTTCTCACAGGGCGCCTGGGCGCATCACCGGCCAGGGAACCTGACCCAAGCCGTGCCCCTGATGCGTGAGTCCCACGGACGCATCCGCTTCGCCGGCGGTGACATCGCGGCGATCGGCGTCGGCGGCATCGACGGTGCCATCGAGACCGGAGCCCAGGCGGCCCGGGGAATTGCTCGGGCTCTGGCCGGTGACGGCGCTTGA
- a CDS encoding TetR/AcrR family transcriptional regulator, with product MSDNPTRPANNDAGTGPAARRGRPAGDRAAKRAELLKAAASVIAQEGYANTSLRKVAHRAGCTTGAVTYYFANKEELVTALAESRFDGFDAMLAAGRDQPDIRAILERWLLRTTDDPEFWPVMSQLLVHARYEPAFAAVIERRYARHRSALASLLSAGQAQGTIRDDIPADLLADQIGAIGDGWMMMFPIEPKRFTPGRVQALLDAAITLIAPPPGARRAADS from the coding sequence GTGTCCGACAACCCGACCCGACCAGCGAACAACGATGCCGGAACCGGGCCTGCCGCGCGGCGCGGCCGCCCGGCAGGCGACCGCGCGGCGAAACGGGCCGAGCTGCTCAAGGCGGCGGCCTCGGTGATCGCGCAGGAGGGCTACGCCAACACCTCGCTGCGCAAGGTGGCCCACCGCGCGGGGTGCACGACCGGAGCGGTGACGTACTACTTCGCGAACAAGGAGGAACTGGTCACCGCGTTGGCCGAGAGCCGGTTCGACGGCTTCGACGCCATGCTCGCGGCCGGCCGGGACCAGCCCGACATCCGGGCGATCCTTGAACGGTGGCTGCTCCGTACCACGGACGATCCCGAGTTCTGGCCCGTGATGTCCCAGCTGCTCGTCCACGCACGGTACGAACCGGCTTTCGCCGCCGTCATCGAGCGGCGCTACGCCCGGCACCGCAGCGCGCTGGCCTCGCTCCTCTCGGCCGGACAGGCCCAGGGGACCATCCGCGACGACATCCCCGCCGACCTGCTCGCCGACCAAATCGGCGCCATCGGCGACGGCTGGATGATGATGTTCCCCATCGAGCCCAAGAGGTTCACACCGGGCCGGGTCCAGGCCCTCCTCGATGCCGCCATCACCTTGATCGCCCCGCCTCCGGGCGCCCGCCGCGCGGCCGACTCGTAA
- a CDS encoding phytanoyl-CoA dioxygenase family protein, whose protein sequence is MQESVREAFRNDGAVLMKGCLDAAQLAQCREAYDWAVEHPGPNASRMFHGTEQQSHVDNANPLAKPRLDAMVPALPFGRLFADLWGSRHVWYFAEEIFLKAGGRGARTAWHQDTAYLPWAGDHWANAWISFQALPKANSLEIIRGSRHGTQYDGATFANPDDPTEPLHGGGELPRLPDIDAELARDPDAYDVLSWATEPGDVVVLHPRALHGGAHVDAACPERHTLVLRFFGDDATFRPLPEENKHFARNGVLFVEEMAKLNAGDPFRSPVFRQLV, encoded by the coding sequence ATGCAGGAGTCAGTGAGGGAAGCATTTCGCAACGACGGCGCCGTCCTCATGAAGGGCTGCCTCGACGCAGCGCAGTTGGCGCAGTGCCGGGAGGCGTACGACTGGGCCGTTGAACACCCCGGGCCCAACGCGTCGCGCATGTTCCACGGGACCGAGCAGCAGTCGCACGTCGACAACGCCAACCCGCTCGCCAAGCCCCGGCTGGACGCGATGGTCCCGGCGCTGCCGTTCGGCCGGCTGTTCGCCGATCTGTGGGGCTCGCGGCACGTGTGGTACTTCGCCGAGGAGATATTCCTCAAGGCCGGCGGACGAGGTGCCCGTACGGCGTGGCACCAGGACACCGCGTACCTGCCCTGGGCCGGTGATCACTGGGCGAATGCGTGGATCAGCTTCCAGGCACTCCCGAAAGCGAACTCGCTGGAAATCATCCGCGGTTCCCGCCACGGCACCCAGTACGACGGGGCCACTTTCGCCAACCCCGACGACCCGACCGAACCCCTCCACGGCGGTGGCGAACTGCCGCGCCTGCCGGACATCGACGCCGAACTCGCGCGCGACCCCGACGCCTATGACGTGCTTTCCTGGGCGACCGAACCGGGTGATGTCGTTGTGCTGCATCCCCGCGCGTTGCATGGCGGCGCGCATGTCGATGCCGCGTGCCCGGAGCGCCACACGCTGGTGTTGCGTTTCTTCGGTGACGACGCGACGTTCCGTCCTCTCCCGGAGGAGAACAAGCACTTCGCGCGGAACGGCGTTCTCTTTGTGGAGGAGATGGCGAAGCTGAACGCAGGCGACCCGTTCCGCTCGCCCGTATTCCGTCAGCTCGTCTGA
- a CDS encoding RidA family protein: MTRRSVNPPPTGMLYDRLHFSQATRVGDTIWVSGQVGIDVSTMTPADGMDAQARLAFEGVRAALEAGGAGLQDIVELTTFHTDLRGDMDAFSRVKDEYIAAPYPSWTAVGVEQLALPELLVEIRAVAVVGCGDHVDGS, from the coding sequence ATGACACGCCGGTCGGTCAACCCGCCTCCCACCGGAATGCTGTACGACAGGCTGCACTTCTCGCAGGCGACCCGCGTCGGCGACACGATCTGGGTATCGGGCCAGGTCGGGATCGACGTCTCCACGATGACGCCGGCCGACGGAATGGACGCCCAGGCCCGGCTGGCCTTCGAAGGCGTACGGGCTGCCCTGGAAGCCGGGGGAGCGGGCCTGCAGGACATTGTCGAGCTCACCACGTTCCATACCGACCTGCGCGGCGACATGGACGCCTTCAGCCGGGTCAAGGACGAGTACATTGCCGCCCCTTACCCCTCGTGGACCGCGGTCGGAGTGGAGCAGCTGGCTCTTCCCGAATTGCTGGTGGAGATACGTGCTGTTGCTGTGGTGGGTTGCGGCGATCACGTCGATGGGAGTTAG
- a CDS encoding DUF1345 domain-containing protein, with the protein MHRWLSEGRRSAVSLAIAACAAVILPMDSVVRISTADVGVLVFFAYLLPYLALTLTAFLGSTPEQVRSWAHREARGTFMQRYVIGTAPGPGASLFIAAAALVVAVLWLPGHLSTTFSALPRTLVALALVIVAWVCVVVAFAVTFQADNLVENEQALDFPGEDSPAWADYVYFALAAMTTFGTTDVNVTSRDMRRTVAANTVIAFVFNTVTVASLVSALGHR; encoded by the coding sequence GTGCATCGCTGGCTTTCCGAAGGGCGCCGCTCGGCGGTAAGCCTGGCCATCGCGGCCTGCGCGGCAGTAATCCTTCCCATGGACAGCGTGGTGCGGATTTCGACAGCGGATGTCGGCGTACTCGTATTCTTCGCCTACCTGCTTCCCTACCTCGCGCTCACCCTGACAGCCTTCTTGGGTTCCACTCCGGAACAGGTCCGCTCGTGGGCACATCGTGAAGCTCGTGGCACGTTCATGCAGCGCTATGTCATCGGCACCGCACCCGGGCCCGGGGCGTCCCTCTTCATCGCGGCTGCCGCGCTGGTGGTGGCGGTGCTGTGGCTTCCCGGCCACCTCAGCACCACCTTCTCCGCGCTCCCGCGCACGCTGGTGGCTCTCGCTCTCGTGATCGTGGCCTGGGTCTGCGTGGTGGTGGCTTTCGCGGTCACCTTCCAGGCCGACAACCTCGTAGAGAACGAGCAGGCTCTCGACTTTCCCGGCGAGGATTCGCCGGCCTGGGCCGACTACGTCTATTTCGCATTGGCGGCGATGACGACGTTCGGCACCACCGACGTCAATGTGACCTCTCGGGATATGCGACGGACCGTGGCGGCGAACACGGTCATCGCCTTTGTCTTCAACACCGTTACGGTCGCGAGTCTGGTGTCCGCGCTGGGGCACCGCTGA
- a CDS encoding NAD(P)/FAD-dependent oxidoreductase, whose protein sequence is MYDVAASGAGFAGVTYSAFSGWADRPGDFAPMLEGELTCDIAVVGGGYAGIAAALRLAERGADVVLLESGFCGWGGSSRNAGYLSNALAGDPQLLNMLYARRLPHLIRYADSAARFTEELIGRLAIDCDYEPTGNVIAAVSPGQLRRTRRNAEILRGAGADVEFVEGRDFGLPQTFLGGVFERAGGLLNPGKFALGLREVLLASGVRTYERTTVRAVEPHATGAVVSVPGGRVRAERVILATNAYSRDLAIAPKRMVTPIWTSLVETEPVDPERLAATGWTRRVGIITPHTILENYRPTPRGTVMFGTRRLRTAPGALGVREPDDAVVADLVRGFHERFPSLSDIAPQRAWGGWIAMTSSLLPVAGEAAKNVFYAIGCNGHGLAQSPYLGTLLADRLAGDRMHDDLAAVWRARPRFAPPVLSAPTLHAAWTVDRIADRLHRRRA, encoded by the coding sequence ATGTACGACGTTGCAGCGAGCGGGGCCGGCTTCGCCGGCGTGACGTACTCGGCGTTCAGCGGCTGGGCCGACCGGCCCGGCGACTTCGCGCCGATGCTGGAAGGGGAGCTCACGTGCGACATCGCCGTGGTCGGGGGCGGTTACGCCGGCATAGCGGCGGCGCTGCGGCTGGCCGAGCGAGGTGCCGATGTCGTACTGCTGGAGTCCGGGTTCTGCGGATGGGGCGGCAGCTCGCGCAACGCCGGATACCTGTCGAACGCGCTGGCAGGCGACCCGCAGCTGCTGAACATGCTGTACGCCCGCCGCCTGCCGCATCTCATCCGTTACGCGGACAGCGCGGCCCGATTCACCGAAGAGCTGATCGGACGGCTCGCCATCGACTGCGATTACGAGCCGACGGGCAACGTCATCGCCGCCGTCTCCCCGGGCCAGCTCCGGCGCACCCGGCGGAACGCCGAGATCCTCCGGGGCGCGGGGGCGGACGTCGAGTTCGTCGAGGGGCGTGACTTCGGCCTGCCGCAGACGTTCCTCGGCGGCGTCTTCGAACGGGCCGGCGGGCTGTTGAACCCCGGGAAGTTCGCGCTCGGTCTGCGCGAGGTGCTCCTCGCATCGGGCGTACGGACGTACGAGCGGACCACCGTACGCGCCGTCGAGCCCCATGCCACGGGAGCCGTCGTCAGCGTGCCCGGCGGCCGCGTCCGCGCCGAGCGGGTCATTCTGGCCACCAACGCCTACTCCCGCGACCTCGCGATCGCCCCGAAGCGGATGGTTACACCTATCTGGACCAGCCTGGTCGAGACCGAACCGGTCGACCCCGAACGCCTGGCCGCGACCGGCTGGACGAGGCGCGTCGGCATCATCACCCCGCACACGATCCTGGAGAACTACCGGCCCACGCCACGCGGCACGGTCATGTTCGGAACCCGCCGGCTGCGGACCGCGCCGGGAGCGCTGGGCGTCCGCGAGCCGGACGACGCGGTCGTGGCGGACCTCGTCCGCGGCTTCCACGAGCGGTTCCCGTCGCTCAGCGACATCGCGCCGCAACGCGCCTGGGGCGGGTGGATCGCGATGACGTCGTCGCTGCTGCCGGTCGCCGGAGAGGCGGCGAAGAACGTCTTCTACGCCATCGGTTGCAACGGCCACGGCCTCGCCCAGTCCCCCTACCTCGGAACGCTGCTCGCCGACCGGCTCGCCGGCGACCGGATGCACGATGACCTCGCCGCCGTATGGCGCGCGCGGCCACGCTTCGCTCCGCCCGTCCTCAGCGCGCCGACGCTGCACGCCGCCTGGACGGTCGACCGCATCGCGGATCGCTTGCATCGGCGTAGGGCCTGA
- a CDS encoding protein-tyrosine phosphatase family protein codes for MRPALFTIGLPGPGRLSTMARPRGHDWLEDEMTALKNCGVDVLVCALTEPERDELGLADEPRTATAAGLQFVAIPIPDRTVPDRTTILPALRSLAEALHDGAHIVTHCRAGIGRSSLLAASLLILNGVTPDTAWSQIEKARGLAVPDTAEQREWTMKLLAKDGT; via the coding sequence ATGCGCCCTGCCCTCTTCACCATCGGGCTTCCCGGCCCGGGACGACTGAGCACCATGGCCAGACCCCGCGGTCATGACTGGCTCGAAGACGAGATGACCGCGCTCAAGAACTGCGGCGTCGACGTCCTGGTCTGCGCGCTCACCGAGCCCGAACGCGACGAACTCGGCCTCGCCGACGAGCCCCGGACAGCCACAGCAGCCGGGCTGCAGTTCGTCGCGATACCCATCCCCGATCGCACCGTCCCCGACCGCACCACGATCCTTCCCGCTCTGCGCAGCCTCGCCGAAGCGCTGCACGACGGCGCCCACATCGTCACCCACTGCCGAGCCGGCATCGGACGCTCGTCCCTCCTCGCAGCCTCGCTCCTCATCCTCAACGGCGTCACTCCCGATACCGCCTGGAGCCAGATCGAAAAGGCTCGCGGACTCGCCGTCCCGGACACCGCCGAACAGCGAGAATGGACGATGAAACTGCTGGCCAAGGACGGTACATGA
- a CDS encoding GerW family sporulation protein — protein MTAPENASLEARAADHVSAVLLEQLADKLGRRAPGTVVFGEPIASQDITVIPVARIGFGFGGNTGQQAGEDGVVGGGVEAKPLGFIEIKEGKAGYKPIRDPWVNVLVPLAGGALAGAAILRYLARRGRH, from the coding sequence ATGACCGCCCCCGAGAACGCCTCGCTGGAAGCGAGGGCGGCAGACCACGTTTCTGCCGTTCTGCTGGAGCAACTGGCTGACAAGCTCGGCCGCCGGGCACCGGGCACCGTCGTGTTCGGTGAACCCATCGCGAGCCAGGACATCACTGTGATCCCCGTGGCACGGATCGGGTTCGGCTTCGGCGGTAACACCGGTCAGCAGGCCGGTGAGGACGGTGTGGTCGGCGGCGGGGTCGAAGCAAAGCCGCTCGGCTTCATCGAGATCAAAGAGGGCAAGGCCGGGTACAAGCCCATCCGCGATCCTTGGGTGAACGTACTCGTACCGCTAGCGGGCGGTGCCCTGGCCGGAGCGGCGATCCTGCGCTACTTGGCGCGCCGCGGGAGGCACTGA
- a CDS encoding endo-beta-N-acetylglucosaminidase H codes for MLHLIRRRVRTAALTLSAIAALAIGATAPTGAAAATTPAPRKQGPTSVAYVEVNNHSMLNVGKYTLANGGGNVFDVAVIFAANINYNTDTKAAYLHFNENVQRVLDNVATEVRPLQRKGIKVTLSVLGNHQGAGFANFPSQQAASAFAKQLSDTVTKYGLDGIDFDDEYAKYGTNGTGQPNNSSFVHLVTALRANMPNKIISLYNIGPSASRLSYGGVNISSKFDYAWNPYYGTWQVPGIALPKSKLSPAAVEIGRTPQSTTTDLARRTVREGYGVYLTYNLDNTDRSADVSAFTRELYGSDAVYKP; via the coding sequence ATGTTGCATCTGATACGCCGCAGAGTGCGGACGGCCGCACTCACGCTCTCGGCCATCGCGGCCCTCGCCATCGGCGCCACCGCCCCGACCGGCGCGGCAGCCGCCACCACCCCCGCTCCCCGGAAGCAGGGACCGACCTCGGTGGCCTACGTCGAGGTGAACAACCACAGCATGCTCAACGTGGGCAAATACACCCTCGCCAACGGCGGTGGCAACGTCTTCGACGTCGCCGTGATCTTCGCAGCGAACATCAACTACAACACGGACACGAAGGCGGCGTACCTGCACTTCAACGAGAACGTGCAGCGCGTCCTTGACAACGTTGCCACCGAGGTTCGGCCGTTGCAGCGGAAAGGCATAAAGGTCACTCTCTCGGTACTCGGCAACCACCAGGGCGCGGGCTTCGCCAACTTCCCGTCGCAGCAAGCGGCTTCGGCGTTCGCGAAACAGCTGTCGGACACCGTGACCAAGTACGGCCTGGACGGCATCGACTTCGACGACGAGTACGCCAAGTACGGCACCAACGGCACCGGCCAGCCCAACAACAGCTCGTTCGTGCACTTGGTGACGGCGCTGCGCGCCAACATGCCGAACAAGATCATCAGCCTCTACAACATCGGCCCGTCCGCGTCGCGCCTCTCCTACGGCGGCGTCAACATCTCCTCCAAGTTCGACTACGCCTGGAACCCGTACTACGGCACCTGGCAGGTCCCCGGCATCGCACTCCCCAAGTCGAAGCTCTCGCCGGCGGCTGTCGAGATCGGCCGGACCCCGCAGAGCACGACCACCGACCTCGCCCGCCGCACCGTCCGCGAAGGGTACGGCGTATATCTCACGTACAACCTCGACAACACCGACCGCAGCGCCGATGTCTCCGCGTTCACCAGGGAGTTGTACGGGAGCGACGCTGTGTATAAGCCCTAA